A stretch of Lutra lutra chromosome 9, mLutLut1.2, whole genome shotgun sequence DNA encodes these proteins:
- the ACTR1B gene encoding beta-centractin isoform X1, which translates to MESYDIIANQPVVIDNGSGVIKAGFAGDQIPKYCFPNYVGRPKHMRVMAGALEGDLFIGPKAEEHRGLLAIRYPMEHGVVRDWNDMERIWQYVYSKDQLQTFSEEHPVLLTEAPLNPSKNREKAAEVFFETFNVPALFISMQAVLSLYATGRTTGVVLDSGDGVTHAVPIYEGFAMPHSIMRVDVAGRDVSRYLRLLLRKEGVDFHTSAEFEVVRTIKERACYLSINPQKDEALETEKVQYTLPDGSMLDVGPARFRAPELLFQPDLVGDESEGLHEVLAFAIHKSDMDLRRTLFANIVLSGGSTLFKGFGDRLLSEVKKLAPKDVKIKISAPQERLYSTWIGGSILASLDTFKKMWVSKKEYEEDGSRAIHRKTF; encoded by the exons GGTTCAGGGGTGATCAAGGCTGGCTTTGCAGGAGACCAGATTCCCAAATACTGTTTCCCAAACTA TGTCGGGCGTCCTAAGCACATGCGAGTGATGGCTGGAGCCCTGGAGGGGGACCTCTTCATTGGACCAAAAGCAGAG gAGCACCGAGGGCTGCTGGCCATCCGCTACCCCATGGAGCACGGCGTGGTGCGGGACTGGAATGACATGGAGCGCATCTGGCAGTACGTCTACTCCAAAGATCAGCTGCAGACTTTCTCTGAGGAG CATCCTGTGCTCCTAACGGAGGCTCCACTCAACCCAAGTAAGAACCGGGAGAAGGCAGCAGAGGTGTTCTTCGAAACCTTCAACGTGCCAGCCCTGTTTATCTCCATGCAGGCCGTGCTCAGCCT GTATGCAACAGGACGCACGACGGGAGTGGTTTTAGACTCAGGAGATGGGGTCACTCATGCTGTCCCCATCTACGAGGGCTTTGCCATGCCTCATTCCATCATGCGGGTAGACGTTGCCGGCCGTGACGTCTCCCGCTATCTCCGGCTCCTGCTGCGCAAGGAAGGAGTTGACTTTCACACCTCAGCCGAGTTCGAGGTTGTCCGGACCATCAAAGAG CGAGCCTGCTACCTATCCATCAACCCGCAGAAGGACGAGGCTCTAGAGACAGAGAAGGTGCAGTACACCTTGCCAGACGGCAGCATGCTCGAC GTGGGGCCAGCGCGCTTCCGGGCCCCCGAGCTGCTGTTCCAGCCAGACCTGGTAGGTGATGAGAGTGAGGGGCTCCACGAGGTGCTGGCCTTCGCCATCCACAAGTCCGACATGGACCTTCGCCGGACGCTGTTTGCCAACATCGTGCTGTCAGGTGGCTCCACGCTTTTCAAAG GCTTTGGTGACCGATTGCTAAGTGAAGTGAAGAAGCTTGCCCCAAAGGATGTCAAAATCAAG ATCTCGGCCCCACAGGAACGGCTGTACTCCACGTGGATCGG TGGCTCCATCTTGGCTTCGCTTGATACTTTTAAGAAGATGTGGGTATCCAAAAAGGAGTATGAAGAGGATGGCTCCCGTGCTATTCATCGTAAAACCTTCTAG
- the ACTR1B gene encoding beta-centractin isoform X2 — MRVMAGALEGDLFIGPKAEEHRGLLAIRYPMEHGVVRDWNDMERIWQYVYSKDQLQTFSEEHPVLLTEAPLNPSKNREKAAEVFFETFNVPALFISMQAVLSLYATGRTTGVVLDSGDGVTHAVPIYEGFAMPHSIMRVDVAGRDVSRYLRLLLRKEGVDFHTSAEFEVVRTIKERACYLSINPQKDEALETEKVQYTLPDGSMLDVGPARFRAPELLFQPDLVGDESEGLHEVLAFAIHKSDMDLRRTLFANIVLSGGSTLFKGFGDRLLSEVKKLAPKDVKIKISAPQERLYSTWIGGSILASLDTFKKMWVSKKEYEEDGSRAIHRKTF; from the exons ATGCGAGTGATGGCTGGAGCCCTGGAGGGGGACCTCTTCATTGGACCAAAAGCAGAG gAGCACCGAGGGCTGCTGGCCATCCGCTACCCCATGGAGCACGGCGTGGTGCGGGACTGGAATGACATGGAGCGCATCTGGCAGTACGTCTACTCCAAAGATCAGCTGCAGACTTTCTCTGAGGAG CATCCTGTGCTCCTAACGGAGGCTCCACTCAACCCAAGTAAGAACCGGGAGAAGGCAGCAGAGGTGTTCTTCGAAACCTTCAACGTGCCAGCCCTGTTTATCTCCATGCAGGCCGTGCTCAGCCT GTATGCAACAGGACGCACGACGGGAGTGGTTTTAGACTCAGGAGATGGGGTCACTCATGCTGTCCCCATCTACGAGGGCTTTGCCATGCCTCATTCCATCATGCGGGTAGACGTTGCCGGCCGTGACGTCTCCCGCTATCTCCGGCTCCTGCTGCGCAAGGAAGGAGTTGACTTTCACACCTCAGCCGAGTTCGAGGTTGTCCGGACCATCAAAGAG CGAGCCTGCTACCTATCCATCAACCCGCAGAAGGACGAGGCTCTAGAGACAGAGAAGGTGCAGTACACCTTGCCAGACGGCAGCATGCTCGAC GTGGGGCCAGCGCGCTTCCGGGCCCCCGAGCTGCTGTTCCAGCCAGACCTGGTAGGTGATGAGAGTGAGGGGCTCCACGAGGTGCTGGCCTTCGCCATCCACAAGTCCGACATGGACCTTCGCCGGACGCTGTTTGCCAACATCGTGCTGTCAGGTGGCTCCACGCTTTTCAAAG GCTTTGGTGACCGATTGCTAAGTGAAGTGAAGAAGCTTGCCCCAAAGGATGTCAAAATCAAG ATCTCGGCCCCACAGGAACGGCTGTACTCCACGTGGATCGG TGGCTCCATCTTGGCTTCGCTTGATACTTTTAAGAAGATGTGGGTATCCAAAAAGGAGTATGAAGAGGATGGCTCCCGTGCTATTCATCGTAAAACCTTCTAG
- the ACTR1B gene encoding beta-centractin isoform X3, with product MESYDIIANQPVVIDNEHRGLLAIRYPMEHGVVRDWNDMERIWQYVYSKDQLQTFSEEHPVLLTEAPLNPSKNREKAAEVFFETFNVPALFISMQAVLSLYATGRTTGVVLDSGDGVTHAVPIYEGFAMPHSIMRVDVAGRDVSRYLRLLLRKEGVDFHTSAEFEVVRTIKERACYLSINPQKDEALETEKVQYTLPDGSMLDVGPARFRAPELLFQPDLVGDESEGLHEVLAFAIHKSDMDLRRTLFANIVLSGGSTLFKGFGDRLLSEVKKLAPKDVKIKISAPQERLYSTWIGGSILASLDTFKKMWVSKKEYEEDGSRAIHRKTF from the exons gAGCACCGAGGGCTGCTGGCCATCCGCTACCCCATGGAGCACGGCGTGGTGCGGGACTGGAATGACATGGAGCGCATCTGGCAGTACGTCTACTCCAAAGATCAGCTGCAGACTTTCTCTGAGGAG CATCCTGTGCTCCTAACGGAGGCTCCACTCAACCCAAGTAAGAACCGGGAGAAGGCAGCAGAGGTGTTCTTCGAAACCTTCAACGTGCCAGCCCTGTTTATCTCCATGCAGGCCGTGCTCAGCCT GTATGCAACAGGACGCACGACGGGAGTGGTTTTAGACTCAGGAGATGGGGTCACTCATGCTGTCCCCATCTACGAGGGCTTTGCCATGCCTCATTCCATCATGCGGGTAGACGTTGCCGGCCGTGACGTCTCCCGCTATCTCCGGCTCCTGCTGCGCAAGGAAGGAGTTGACTTTCACACCTCAGCCGAGTTCGAGGTTGTCCGGACCATCAAAGAG CGAGCCTGCTACCTATCCATCAACCCGCAGAAGGACGAGGCTCTAGAGACAGAGAAGGTGCAGTACACCTTGCCAGACGGCAGCATGCTCGAC GTGGGGCCAGCGCGCTTCCGGGCCCCCGAGCTGCTGTTCCAGCCAGACCTGGTAGGTGATGAGAGTGAGGGGCTCCACGAGGTGCTGGCCTTCGCCATCCACAAGTCCGACATGGACCTTCGCCGGACGCTGTTTGCCAACATCGTGCTGTCAGGTGGCTCCACGCTTTTCAAAG GCTTTGGTGACCGATTGCTAAGTGAAGTGAAGAAGCTTGCCCCAAAGGATGTCAAAATCAAG ATCTCGGCCCCACAGGAACGGCTGTACTCCACGTGGATCGG TGGCTCCATCTTGGCTTCGCTTGATACTTTTAAGAAGATGTGGGTATCCAAAAAGGAGTATGAAGAGGATGGCTCCCGTGCTATTCATCGTAAAACCTTCTAG
- the ACTR1B gene encoding beta-centractin isoform X4, with translation MEHGVVRDWNDMERIWQYVYSKDQLQTFSEEHPVLLTEAPLNPSKNREKAAEVFFETFNVPALFISMQAVLSLYATGRTTGVVLDSGDGVTHAVPIYEGFAMPHSIMRVDVAGRDVSRYLRLLLRKEGVDFHTSAEFEVVRTIKERACYLSINPQKDEALETEKVQYTLPDGSMLDVGPARFRAPELLFQPDLVGDESEGLHEVLAFAIHKSDMDLRRTLFANIVLSGGSTLFKGFGDRLLSEVKKLAPKDVKIKISAPQERLYSTWIGGSILASLDTFKKMWVSKKEYEEDGSRAIHRKTF, from the exons ATGGAGCACGGCGTGGTGCGGGACTGGAATGACATGGAGCGCATCTGGCAGTACGTCTACTCCAAAGATCAGCTGCAGACTTTCTCTGAGGAG CATCCTGTGCTCCTAACGGAGGCTCCACTCAACCCAAGTAAGAACCGGGAGAAGGCAGCAGAGGTGTTCTTCGAAACCTTCAACGTGCCAGCCCTGTTTATCTCCATGCAGGCCGTGCTCAGCCT GTATGCAACAGGACGCACGACGGGAGTGGTTTTAGACTCAGGAGATGGGGTCACTCATGCTGTCCCCATCTACGAGGGCTTTGCCATGCCTCATTCCATCATGCGGGTAGACGTTGCCGGCCGTGACGTCTCCCGCTATCTCCGGCTCCTGCTGCGCAAGGAAGGAGTTGACTTTCACACCTCAGCCGAGTTCGAGGTTGTCCGGACCATCAAAGAG CGAGCCTGCTACCTATCCATCAACCCGCAGAAGGACGAGGCTCTAGAGACAGAGAAGGTGCAGTACACCTTGCCAGACGGCAGCATGCTCGAC GTGGGGCCAGCGCGCTTCCGGGCCCCCGAGCTGCTGTTCCAGCCAGACCTGGTAGGTGATGAGAGTGAGGGGCTCCACGAGGTGCTGGCCTTCGCCATCCACAAGTCCGACATGGACCTTCGCCGGACGCTGTTTGCCAACATCGTGCTGTCAGGTGGCTCCACGCTTTTCAAAG GCTTTGGTGACCGATTGCTAAGTGAAGTGAAGAAGCTTGCCCCAAAGGATGTCAAAATCAAG ATCTCGGCCCCACAGGAACGGCTGTACTCCACGTGGATCGG TGGCTCCATCTTGGCTTCGCTTGATACTTTTAAGAAGATGTGGGTATCCAAAAAGGAGTATGAAGAGGATGGCTCCCGTGCTATTCATCGTAAAACCTTCTAG